The genomic DNA ACGACATCCTGTTTAATCAATACGACTGGGAGCTTGATCCGGAATCGACCACGACCTGGCGTATCGGCGATGGAACGGCCGCCTTTTACAATTTCATCTACTACACCGTGGCCGGGTTCACCGAGAACGACACCTTCCGCAGCAACCAGATCCGTGAGGGGCAAATCACCAGGGAACGCGCCCTGGCCCTGGCAGCCGAGGAAAACCGTCCCCGGTACCAGGGAATCATGAACTATTGCCAACTCATCGGCGTGGATTTCGACATGGCGCTCAGCGCCATTAACGCCATGCCCAAACTCTACCCCCTCTCCCGGGAGCGGACCGCGTGAGCCGCCCGCCGCGTCTCTTGCGCCGCAACCAAGGTTTCCCGCCGTGTGCGGCATAGCCGGCATTCTTTGCAACACGCCCGGACGCCTGGGCGGCGAACTTGGCCGCATGACCAGGGCCATGCGCCACCGGGGACCCGACGGCCAGGGGCACGTGGCCCTGCGCCCCGGCCGCAGACGGCTCGCCCCGGCCACGGCAGGCCTGCCCGACGAGGAAGCCGAGGTCTTCTTGGGCCATCGCCGCCTGGCGATTATTGATCTCCAGGGGACGGCCCAGCCGCTGTGCAATGAAAACGGCGCGGTTTGGACGGTCTTTAACGGCGAAATCTACAATTACCGGGAGCTGCGCCGGGAACTGGCCAGCCAAGGCCATGTCCTGCGGGAAAAGGGCGATACCGAAGTGCTCGTCCACCTGTGGGAACGCCTGGGCGAAGCCCTGCCCGCCGCCCTTAACGGCATGTTCGCCTTGGCCGTCTACGACGTGGACCGGGACACGCTGTTCCTGGCTCGGGACAGGTTTGGCGAAAAACCCCTCTACTATTGGGAAAGCCGCGACGGCTTCGCCTTCGCCTCGGAGCTCGCCGCCCTGGCCCTGCTGGAGGGGTTCCCCCGCGACGCCCTGGACGAAGCTGCGGCGTCCCGTTTTTTTGCCACGGGCTACGTGCCCCATCCCGACACGATTTACGCCGCCGCCCGGTGCCTGCCGCCGGGACATGTCCTCGTGCGCCGGGGCGGGCGCACGGTGGTCAAGCCCTACTGGCGTCCCGACGTCCGGGGAGATGTCGACGCCTGCGATCTGGACGCCCTGGAAGACGCCCTGGACGAAGCCGTGCGCTCGCGCCTGGAAGCCGACGTGCCGGTGGGCTGCTTCCTGTCCGCCGGCCTCGACTCCTCGCTGATCGCCGCCTCCATGGCCAAGCGAGGCAAGCCGCTGACCTTCACCATCGCTTCGGGGCACTGGGACGGCGACGAATCCCCCACGGCCAGGCGCATCGCCGCCCACCTGGGGACCGAACACCATGAATTCCGGGTCGAGCCGGACTTTGTCGCCGTGGCCGAAAAGCTGGCCTGGCATTACGGCCAGCCTTTCGCCGACTATTCCGCCGTGCCGACCTACTACGTCAGCCGGGAGACGCGCCGCCGCGTCAAGGTGGCCTTGTCGGGCGACGGCGGGGACGAGCTGTTCGCCGGCTACGAACGCTACGGCAACGCCTGGGCCGCGTCGTTGTGCGGGCTGTTGCCGGAACCGGGCCGCAGCCTGGCCGCCGCCCTGGCCGGACGCTTTCCCGGGGGCGACTTCGGCACGCATTTGGCCGACTTTCTGCGCGTGGCCGGCCCCATCCCGGTCCGGCTGGAAACGCCGTCCACCTTTTACCATCCCTATTGGCGGGAACGTTGTTTCACGCCCGCCTTCCTGTCTGGCGGCGGAACCGCGCCCGGCCCCGGCCCGGCCCGCTACGCCGCCGCCGCCGGCCAGGACGCGCGCAGCCGCTTTCTGGAGACCGACCAAGCTCTGTACCTGCCCGCCGACATCCTGACCAAGGTCGATATCGCCTCCATGAGCGTTTCCCTGGAAACCCGCGCGCCCTTTCTGGACCACCGGCTGGTGGAAATGGTCAACCGGATGGCCTTTGGCCGCAAGCGCCAAGGCGCCGTCGGCAAGCTCCCGCTTCGGGCCCTGGCCGCCCGTCGGCTGCCGCCGGACGTGGCCGGCCTGCCGAAGCGGGGCTTTACCCTGCCCCTGGCCGGCTGGATGCGCCGGGAGCTTCGGGACTGGAGCCATGCCGCCCTGTTCGACGCGCCCGAAGCCTGGGAAGCTTTTTTGTGCCCCCAGGCCGTGTCCCGGCTGTGGGAGGAGCATCAATCCGGCTGGGCCGACCACGCCCTGCGCCTGTGGTCGGTGATCGCCTGGGGGCTGTGGCGTCGCACGGTCGGCCAGGAGGCCGCCTGATGGCCGGCCGGCGACGGCTGGCTTTTGTCGGAGGACTCTCCGACAAAAAGCTGGTCCAAAAACTGCTGCCCCTGACCCGGCTGGAGGGCGTGGACGCCATTGACGTCTATCGCCGCCTGCCGCCGCCGGCGTTGCCGAAGATCCATTGGAAACCGCTTCCGCCCGGAGCCTTGGCCGGCGAGCCGGCCAAGCTCGCCCGGCTTTTGGCCGAAGGCTGGCGCTACGAGGCCCTCATCGGCTGTTTCCAGCTGTATCACGGCTTCTGGGCTCATCTGGCCGGCCGGTTGTGGCGACGCCCGACCATCCAGCTGGTCATCGACAACCTGCCCGGCAATTTGCGGCAATATCCGTCCCGAACGGCCATCATGGCCGCTGCCGGCTGCGGCGTGCGCGGCCCCCGCACCCTGCTCGAACTGCGCCAGGCCGGTTATGCCCGGCCGGCGGCCATCATCCACAATCCCTACGCCCTGCCCGAGCCCATGGCCACGCCCGCCGAGCGCCGCTTCGACTGCATCGCCGTCGGCAATTTCAACACCTGGAAAGACTATCCCTGGCTGGCCACGGTGTTCGAGGCCCTGGCCGCCCAGGGCATACGGCCCCGGCTGGCCCTGGGCGGCCTGTTTCCCGACGCCTTTCAAGCCCGGATGCGGGCCGCTTGCGGCGACCGGGTCCACTTTCTGGGCCATCTTGGCCCCAAGGCCCTGGACGCGGCCTATGCCGCCAGCCGGTCGCTGCTGATGACCTCCCAGGCCGAGGGCTTGCCCATGGTGGCCGTGGAGGCCATGAGCCACGGCCTGCCCGTGATTGCCACCACCGTGGGAGATCTGCCCTGGCTTGTGCGTGACGGACGCGAAGGCCGCCTTGTGCCCCACGGCGACACGGCGGCCATGGCCGCGGCCATCGCCGCCCTGCTGGCCGACCCCGACGGCTTCGAGGCCATGGGCCAGGCGGCCGCCGTCCGCGTGCGGGAGCTGGCCCCGGAATTCACGCCGGACCGCATCGTCGCCGCCTGGCGCGCGTTGTTCGACCAACTGGGCTTTTCCGCCTAAACCCGGAGCGGACCACCATGTGCGGGATCTGCGGCAGTTATCGGCCGTCGGGGGCGACGCCCCACGACGCAAGGCTCGTGGCGGCCATGAACGACGTTTTGCGCCATCGCGGCCCGGACGACGAAGGCCTGTTTCAGGGCCGGCAATGCGTGCTTGGCCACCGTCGCCTGTCCATCATCGACCTGTCCCGCGACGGCCGCCAGCCCATGGCCTCTCCCGACGGCCGCTACCAGCTGGTGTTTAACGGCGAAATCTACAATTACATCGAACTGCGCCAGGAACTCGAAGCGGCCGGCGACGTCTTTCGGACCAAGACCGACACCGAGGTGTTGCTGGCCGCCTACAGACGCTTTGGCCCCGACTGCCTCCACCGCCTCAACGGCATGTTCGCCTTCGCCGTCCACGACACGGCGGCGGGCACGCTTTTCCTGGCCAGGGACCGGTTCGGGGTCAAGCCGCTCTACTATACGACCGCGCCGGGGGTGACGCGCTTTGCCTCGGAGATCAAGGCCCTGCTCCTGGATCCCGCCGTCTCGCGCGCCGTCAACGAACAGAGCTTGTTCGAATATCTCGTCTTTAACCGCACCGACATTCAGGACGAAACGTTTCTGGCCGACGTCACGCGCCTGCCCAAGGGCTGTTACGCCCTGTGCGACGCCCAGGGCCTGCGCGTTTGCCGCTGGTGGTCGCCGTTGGACCACCTCGACAAGCACGCCGACGTGGACGAACAGGAAGCCGCCCGGACGGTGGAAGAGCTGCTGGTCTCGGCCGTGGCCCTTCGCATGCGCAGCGACGTGCCCGTGGGCGTTTGTCTCAGCGGCGGCCTCGACTCCTCGGTGATCCTGGGCATCGTCTACGCCCACCATGACCCCGGCGAGGCTTTTCAGGCCTTCAGCGCCGTTTTCCCGGGCCATCCCCTGGATGAGAGCGGCTTCGTGGACGCTCTGGCCGCGCGCTATCCCTTCTGCGGTCGCCGCACCAGCCCCAGCGCGGCCGACGCCCTGGACCAGGCCGCCTCCCTGGCCTGGACCCTGGATGAACCCACCACGGGCTTTTCCTTTTTCGCCCAGCACGAAGTGATGCGCCTGGCCAAGGCCTGCGGCGTGGTGGTGCTGCTCGACGGCCAGGGGGGCGACGAAGGTTTCGCCGGCTACCAATACCTGCACGGCTTCAACTTGCGGCGGCTGTGGAAGCAGGGTCGGTTCGGGGAACTGGGCCTGGAGCTGCTGCGGGTGGTGGCCCGACGCCAGGAACGGGCGGCCCTGGAGACCTTTGCCTATCTGAGCCTGCCCCGGGCCGTGCGCGCCCGGCTGCTGCTCGCGGCCACCCCGTGCGTGCGCCGGGATTTTTTCTGGGCACACCTCGGGCGCAGCCTCATCGAACGGGATTTCTTCACGGCCGACAGCCTCAACATGGGGCTGGCCCGGCATTTCCAATACAAGCTTGAGCATCTGCTGCGCACCGAGGACCGCAATTCCATGGCCTTTTCGCTGGAGACCCGCCTGCCCTACCTGGATTACCGGTTGGTGGAATACCTCCTGGGCCTGCCCGACGCCCACAAGCTGCGCCGGGGCGAAACCAAGGTGCTGCAAAAACGCGCCGTCGGCCGCTACAGCCTGCCGGAAATCGTTGCGCGTAAGGACAAGATCGGCTTCGCCGCCCCGGGGGACGTCTGGTTGCGCGCCCCGGCCTGGCAGCGGCTGGCCGCAGACTCCTACGCTTTTCTTGCCGCCCGCTTTCCCGGCGTGTTCACGCCGGCCGGCCCCAAGCCGGGCCAGGCGGATCTGAGCTATAAACATGTGCAGACCGCCGCCTGGCTGTCCGCCCTCGCCGCCTGGCCCACGGTGTCCGCCGAGTGACAATTCCCGGAGCAACGGCAAACACCGTTTGCAACAGGCCGATGGCTTGCAATGGAGTCCGCCTCATGCATGAGTCGCCGCTTGGCCGGCCGGCCGTCATGGCCGTAGCCGCCCTGATCCTTTTTGGCGCGCTGGCCCTGGCCGCAGAAAAAATCCCCCTGGCCAACTCCCTTGGCTACGACGGCCTGGCCTATGCGGAAATCACTCGGGGATTCGACAGAATCCTCAATGGAACCTGGCGGCTTGATCCGCTGTACTACAACCGTTTTCTGCCGTCGCTGCTGTGTCGTCTGACGCTGCTGGGCCTGGGCCTGGAACTCACCGACAAGGCCATTGTCGGTTTCTACACCTGGTACAACGTCCTGCTGGCCGCCGCCGCCGCCGGCCTCTGGGCGGCCGCCGCCCGCTGTTCGGGCTTTTCGTTGCGCGCCGGATGGTTCGGTTTCGTGGCCCTTTTTTGCGGCCACGCCATGCTCAAATACAACGTCTACTATGCGTCCCTGACTGATGTGACGGCGTTTACCCTGGGCTGCCTCATGTTGTGGGCCTATTTGCAGCGCCGCGACGCGGTCCTGGCCCTGGCCGCCCTGGCCGGTGCCGCCACCTGGCCAACGCTCTTGCCCCAAGGCGGGCTGCTGTTGCTTTTCCCCCGCCGTCCCATCGCCTCCGAGCCGGCGCCGGCCAAGGCCTGGCTGCTGGCCACGGCCGTCACGGCCGTCGCCACGTGGCGCTTCATCCAGCTTGGCCGCTCGGCCGCCGACGGGGCCGTCGCGCCGTGGGCCGGCGGCATTATCGTCATCCTGTATTGTCTGCTGGCCCTGCGCTATCTGGCCGACGCCAAGGCCTTTTATTCCCCTCGGGCGCTGTTGGCCTGCACCAGCCCGACGCGACTGCTGCTGGCTCTCGGATGCGGTCTGGCGGCGACCCTGGTGTTGCTGCGCGTTACCGGCACCTCCGTGCGTTTTTTCGAGCAAGCCGAAGGGTACCTGCTGACGTCCGTCTCTTGGGGATTGCGGTTTCCCGGGGAATTCATCGTCAGCCACACGCTCTACTTTGGCCCCTGGCTGCTGTTGTTGTTGTTGCTTTTCCCGCGCGCTGCGGCGTTTGCCCGGGAAGGCGGGCTTGGCCTAACGCTGGTTTGCGCCATGACCGTCGCCCAGTCCCTGACGCCGCTTTCCCGCCAATTGATTGCGGCGACGCCTTTTTTATGTTGGTTGTGCCTTCAGGCCATGGAAAAGCCGCCCGTCTTGACGCCCCGGGCCTGGACGTGGCTGGCCGTGCTGTGCCTGTTTATTTCCAAGGGCTGGATGCGATTTAGCGCCAACCCGGCCGATCCGCTAGGGAGTTTTTCGTTTCCCTGGTACGTCAGCAGCACGGGCTGTTGGATGCCCTTTCCTTTCTACTGGACCCAGGGATTGCTCGTTTTCGGACTGTTGCTATTTTTTGCCTGGCGGCTGCACGCGGCGCGGCGTCAGGCTCCAGTCACTACAAGACTGTAAGGGGATGCGACCCATGCGTATCGCGCTTTCCATCGAACATCCGGCCTGGGCCTACCAATTTCGCCATCTTGTCGCCTTGTTGCGCCAACACGGGCATGACGTCCGCCTGCTGGCCATCGACAAAGACCACAGCTACGCCCTGCTCGACGCCTTCGGCTATGCCTACGACCGGATCGCGCCCACCACGGGCGTGGGGGTGGTGCAAAAGGGCTGGCTCTTCTTCTTAACTACTGTGCGGATGTACTGGGTGTTACGCCGCTACCGCCCCGACGTGCTGCTGGGGCGGGCTTCGCCGATGCTTGCCGTGTGCGCTTTTTTCCTGCGTATCCCGCACATCCTGTTCGAGGATACCGAACACTCGCGGTTTTCCTTGTTCTTTTGTCAGCTGTTTTCCACCGCCATCATCACGCCGCAGTCCTTTACGCGCGACCTCGGTCCCAAACAGATACGCCAGCCGATTTACAAGGAACTGTTCTACCTGCACCCGTCTGTCTTCAGGCCAGACGTCGCCGCCGTGGCCGAACAGGGACTGAACCCGGACCGGCCCTTTGTGCTGTTGCGTTTCGTGGCCTGGACGGCCAGCCATGATTTCGGGCTACAAGGCCTGTCGCCACAGGAACAGTTGGGCATTGTCGAGCAGCTTTCACAGGTAGCCCAGGTTGTGGTCTCCTGTGAAGGAGAGTTGCCACAACAGCTGACCCAGTACGCTTATCGTCTGCCCGTTTCGCGTATGCATCATTTGTTGGCCCATGCCGCCCTGTACGTGGGAGAAGGTGCTACCATGGCCTCGGAAGCCTCAGTGCTTTGGCGTCCACTCAGTGTACCTTAACCCTCTACCTCTGGGCTATCTGGCCGAACAGGAAAAACGTTTCGGTCTTGTGCGGTCTTTTGGCGGTCCCAGGCGCTACGCCCAGGGCCTCGCAGCAGCACTAGAAATGCTGGCCGACCCTGAACTCGAGTCCAAAGGACGCGCGAAGGGAAGACAGCTGCTGGAGGCCAGCGAGGATCCCAATCCAATGTTTCTGCGTTTGGCCTTGGACACCGTTAGTTCGCCAGCCGCACGACAAAGGCCCTGACTCGCGCTGCCCGGTAACAGAAACGCCGGAGCACAGCGGATCAGTTGGCGCTTCCCTCCAAACATCGAGTTGTTGACGCCTGGAGGACGCGCTAAGAATGGGTCCCCGCTTTGACCACGACCGGAGAATCCTTGACTTCACAAATCTCCTCGGATAGATACCGCACGGTTGACGCGCATTTAGTTCTAGCAAGACCGTTTCAGGCCGATCTTGTAGACACTGCTATCCCAAACGGCGCGCTGGCTTTGCGATTCGTGGGTCTTCCTATCTCCTCCACGGGGCGAAACTACACCAACGGGAAGGCGGACGACACGGTCTCAAAAGGTGCAGGGTGGACATCAGTGCCAGAAATATTTGAACGTTTCCGGTCCCCTGTCCACTCACGCACACATTCCGCAAAGGACCTTGCGGCCCAGCAAGCGACGGAACATTTTCCGGCATGTTAACAGTTCTTTTTTTTCTTCCATCCCTATCCGTCGGCGGGGCGGAGCGCGTCTTTGTCCGGCTGGCCAATCATCTTGATCGCAGCCTGTTTAGCCCAGCTATGGCCGTAGTCAAGGGCCCAGGGCCCTTCGCGGCCCACTTACGGCCGGATGTGGAGATCTTCAACTGCGCCTGCTGTAATCACGCAACAGCTCCCTGGCCCATAGTGCGGCTCCTGCGCCAGCTACGGCCCGACGCAGTGGTCTGCACCCACACGCATCTCAACATTCTCATGGCCGGCTTGCGGCCTTTCATACCCCGGCAAACGGCCCTCATCGGCCGAGAATCTACCATCGTCAGCCGCCACCTGGAATTGGATAGCTGGAAAAATGTCATGATTCCGGCTGCAAGGCTGCTCTATCCGCTCTTTGACATCCTCGTGTGCCAGTCCAGTGAGATGCGCCAGGACGTCATAAACACGTTTCGGATGGCTCCCCGGAACATCTGTGTAATTCCTAATCCCGCCCCAGTCCCGCCCGAAGCACCGCTGTCGCCGGTTGCGGCGGACGGCCGTGTGCGTCTGTTGGCGGTAGGCAACTTAGCCCCGGCTAAAGGGTACGACTTGCTGCTCGCCGCCATGGCTTGCCTGAACGATTCCTTCCATCTTCGCATCGCCGGCGACGGCCGCCCCGAAGAAAAGGAACGTCTCCAGCGGGCAGCCCAGGCCCTGGGGGTCGCCTCTCGGGTTGAGTTCCTGGGTGCTGTGTCCCAACCGGACCGTCTTATGGCCGCTTCGGACCTACTGGTGCTGAGTTCCGCCTATGAAGGGTTTCCCAACGTCTTGTTGGAGGCGGGGTGCCAGGGCTTACCGGTCGTGACCATCGTCGGGCTCGGCGGAGTATCCGAAGTCGTGACACAGGGGATAACCGGGTTGGTGGTGACTGAACGAACGCCGGAATCCCTGGCCAGGGCAGTAGAGCAGGCCAGCCGCACGCCGTTCGATCGGGCCGCCATTAGGGCCGCCGTTCAGAAAAAATTCGACATTTCCGTCGTGGCCGCCCGTTATGGCGAGGTGATCACCAATGCTACTCACTACCGGCGCGCCCGGGGCTGAGTCCATTGGACTGATCCGCGGACATGCAATAATATTCGGCTATTAGCACCACACTATTAAACTAGCGCGGAAATTTTGGGTGATGCTATGTCGCGTATTTACCTTTATATAACTACAATAGTACGGTCATGGCGTACACACCCTAGCGTCATACAAAGAGAATTTAGCACATAAAGGACCATTGTATGTTTAATGATCTTTTTCTTGGTTTTTTGCGCTGGCCTATGTGGACGAGTCTTGCCTGGGAAGATATTTGTCAAAAATATAGACGTAACATTATAGGGCCATTTTGGATCAGCCTGAGCAATGCGCTGACTGTTGCTGCCATGGCACTCATATTTTCGCAAATTTTCAATCAAAAAATTGACACGTTTGTTCCTTATCTGGCAGCAGGCATGACGATGTGGACGTTTATCGGTTCCATAATAACAGAATCGACAAATGTTTTCGTAAACGCAAGACCGATAATGTTTTCTATTAAACTTCCAATTTCTCTGCACGTATTCAGACTATTGTTTAAAAATGTCATATCGTTGATACATCTTCTTGTTGTATATATTCTTGTCGCAATTTATTTTTCAACTAATTTTAATTCATATACTTGGTTTATAGTTCCAAGTTTTTTGGTGGTTATGGCGAATGGCATATGGTTTGGCATACTATTCGGAATGATTTGTGCTCGATACAGAGATTTGGCGCAAATAGTGAGCATGCTATTCGGAATCTCCATGTATTTAACGCCCATATTTTGGACAGTTGAATCCCTAGGAAAGTATCAACCCTATCTTTTGCTCAATCCATTATATTGCATGCTAGCAATACTCAGAGACCCTCTACTGGGACAACCGCCAAACATACCAGCCTACTTCATTAGTATAACAATTGCCTGTGCCGGTTTTTATATTGCCGGTAAATTCTTTAATAAGAACAGAAACAGCCTTATTTTTTGGCTGTGAGTTGTGGAGAAAGAACATGTCATTCATAAGAATTAATAACCTAAGCCTAGAAATCCCCGTATTTGAAAAAACGTCCGACGCCTTTGCTAATAAAATGTTGAACATTGCTCTGGGCGGAATGATATCTAAACTAAACAATGTTGCGACCATCCTTGCGCTTGATGATATCACCCTCGAAATAAATAGTGGCGATTCTCTGGCACTTGTTGGACACAATGGCGCGGGAAAAAGTACTTTGCTTCGTGTTATCTCCGGCTTGTTCCTCCCAACACTAGGTTCTATAGAAGTTGAAGGAAACATCTCTTCATTTCTTTCAGTTGGCATGGGCATGGGACTACGATCTGTCCGGTTACGATAACATTTTCTTGATGGGATTGCTTCTTGGTATGACCAAGAAGCAAATTCGTATGAAACTACAGGATATCATTGATTTCACAGAGCTCGGTGAATTTATCAATTTCCCAGTCAAGACGTATTCGGCCGGTATGGCCACGCGATTATCCTTTGCTGTTGCCACGGCTATTGAGCCTGAGATACTTGTCTTAGATGAGGGGATTGGTGCTGGTGATGCGAGATTTATCCGTAAGGCCCAGGAGCGAGCCAAGGATTTATACAAAAGAACGGATATCATGATTATCGCATCGCACGATGAACCTCTGATTCGCAGCTTTTGCAATAAAGCTATCTTACTGGAAAGAGGAAAAATAAAACAACAAGGGTCTGTCGATGAAATTATTTCAGCGTACAATTCAAAACATCACATAAATCGACTTTCAAAGTTGCCTCTAGACCACATTCATGTCCAGCTATACAAAAAAAGATATCTGCCTAATATCACTAATTTTGTTCGCTTTGCTTGAGGATCAACGAGATTGAGGATGTTGCAGCGCTGAAACAAATCTGTACCCGCTCACACCCTCTGGACATTTTCTATGAAATGCCCATTGTTTTCAAAATGGATCACGCCATGGCGTCTGCCAAGCTCATTACGCCTGAAGTGGTCAGGCACACACCGTGGCCCATGCTGGGCTTCGTCCATGAACTGACTGTCGAGAACCGGAAGCTCCGGCTCGAAATTGAAGCACTTCAGGCCAAGCTCAATCAGAATTCCGCTAATTCCAACAAGCCGCCGTCATCAGACAGCCCTTTCAAGCCCAGGGCGAAGAAGACCAACAAGACCGAACCCCGCAAAAAACGCATCGGTGTCCGCCAGCAGTGTCTTCGGCCCACGGAAATCACGGAACTTCATCCCGGTCCGTGTGCATGCGGCTGCCCCGACCTGATTGATCCCGAGCCCTACTACATCCATCAACACATCGAGATTCCCGAGCCCAGGCTCGATGTGGAACACATCATCCTTTACCAAGGCCGTTGCTCTCGGTGCGGCCGAATGATCAAAGCTCTGGTCCCGCCAGAGAAACGCACGGGCTTTGGACCCCCGGCTTTCGGCCAACATCGCCGAGCTTTGCGGCATCCATGGGGACAGCCGTCGCGCTGTGCAGGACTACCTCTTGTCCGTCTTCGGCCTGCCCATCAGCCAAGGCGGGATTCAGAAAGTCATTGATCGGGTCTCTCAAGCCATCAAGCCACATTACGATAGCATCGCCAAGGTCGCGAGGAGCGCGCCGGTTGGACATGTTGACGAGACCTCTTGGCGTCGCAAGGCCAGACTGGTCTGGCTTTGGGTTCTGGCCAGTTCCCGCGCCGCATTGTTCATGATCCATCCCAGGCGCTCTAAAGCCGCGTTCGAGGAGCTTGTCCAGGGATGGTCCGGCATTCTGGTCGCCGACGGTTACGCCGTGTATCGCCAATGGGTGGGGCTGCGACAGGCCTGTCTGGCGCACCTGATCCGCGAGGCTGAGGGGTTGGCCGAGCGCAAAGACGCAGCCTTGGCCCAGTGTGGAACCTGGGCGAGAGACGAACTTAGGCGGCTGTGCCATATGGCCAAAGCCCCGCCTACCGTCGGCGAATGGCGGGCGTTCATCGCGCGACTCCATCGCTTGATTTCGATCTACGGCGATCGCAAGGATCCCGCAGGTAGGCTGGTCCGTCACCTGGAACGTGAGATAGAGCATTTGTGGTTGTTCCTCCAAGAGGCCGGCGTTGAGCCGACGAACAACCTCGCGGAGCGGACGTTGCGATTCGGGGTGCTCTGGCGCAAGAGAAGTCTCGGAACCGCCAGTGAAAGTGGTGACAACTGGGTTGAACGCATCCTCAGCTTGCGCCAGACGTGCAGAATTCAGGGAAGGCGAACCTTCCCGGTGCTGGTCGATGCGATGGCGGCCGCTTTTCAAACTCGGTCTCCGAGCCTGGATTGGATTCAGGCGCTGCTTATCCCGTGAGCGCATAACACAAATCTAGTATCGCTTCCTCAAACAGCGGTTTGCCGGTGTAGTACCCTTGGTCTTGCCGAACCCTGCCTACATGCGCAACGTCGCCGCTTGCTCCTCCGTCAACTCAACTTTTATCAGAGCCCATACTGGCTGCCTTAACCAAAAACCAATATATGGATTTCTTTCAAGGATGTACCACTAGACATCGTTGATGAAATTTGCTTAAATCTTTAAATTTCTA from Solidesulfovibrio carbinolicus includes the following:
- the tnpC gene encoding IS66 family transposase, whose translation is MHGDSRRAVQDYLLSVFGLPISQGGIQKVIDRVSQAIKPHYDSIAKVARSAPVGHVDETSWRRKARLVWLWVLASSRAALFMIHPRRSKAAFEELVQGWSGILVADGYAVYRQWVGLRQACLAHLIREAEGLAERKDAALAQCGTWARDELRRLCHMAKAPPTVGEWRAFIARLHRLISIYGDRKDPAGRLVRHLEREIEHLWLFLQEAGVEPTNNLAERTLRFGVLWRKRSLGTASESGDNWVERILSLRQTCRIQGRRTFPVLVDAMAAAFQTRSPSLDWIQALLIP